One genomic window of Polyangium aurulentum includes the following:
- the lpdA gene encoding dihydrolipoyl dehydrogenase, with amino-acid sequence MKTYDAIVIGGGPGGYVCAIRLGQLKQKTLCIEKEEVGGVCLNWGCIPSKALINAAHTYEKMHSSMGTMGIKVGSVEHDPNQMQDWKEGIVKRLTTGVRGLLKSNGSDLMAGTATIVGPNRVEVKKADGSVEQIEAKKAIVIATGSSTIEIPTFKFDGEQIIGAKEAVSLRKIPKRMLVIGGGVIGLELGMVYQSFGAELVVVEALPQLLTGVDQDCVKIVERRIQKRGGKIYKNTKALGYEKQKDGSVAVRIEVEGKAETVVTDMVLVAVGMRPNSKGLGLESVGVNVDKRGFVPTDKFGKTNVPSIYAIGDVSGPPLLAHKASKEGEVIAEVIAGHKAAKDWVTIPGAIFTDPEIATAGLTAEEAQAKGIEVAVGKFPFAALGKAMAMLETDGFVKVITNKSTKQVLGVHIVGPEASTMISEGALAIEMAGFAEDVALTIHPHPTLGEAFMEAAAHAMGAAVHIVNR; translated from the coding sequence ATGAAGACCTACGACGCGATCGTCATCGGCGGTGGCCCCGGCGGCTACGTTTGCGCCATTCGGCTCGGCCAGCTCAAGCAAAAGACGCTGTGCATCGAGAAGGAAGAAGTCGGCGGCGTGTGCCTCAACTGGGGCTGCATCCCCTCCAAGGCGCTCATCAACGCGGCGCACACCTACGAGAAGATGCACTCGTCGATGGGGACGATGGGGATCAAGGTCGGCTCGGTCGAGCACGATCCCAATCAGATGCAGGACTGGAAAGAGGGCATCGTCAAGCGCCTCACCACCGGCGTGCGCGGCCTGCTCAAGTCGAACGGCTCGGACCTCATGGCCGGCACCGCGACGATCGTCGGTCCGAACCGCGTCGAGGTGAAGAAGGCCGATGGCTCGGTCGAGCAGATCGAGGCGAAGAAGGCCATCGTCATCGCCACGGGCTCGAGCACCATCGAGATCCCGACCTTCAAGTTCGACGGCGAGCAGATCATCGGCGCCAAGGAGGCCGTGAGCCTGCGCAAGATCCCCAAGCGGATGCTCGTCATCGGCGGCGGCGTGATCGGCCTCGAGCTCGGCATGGTCTACCAGTCGTTCGGCGCCGAGCTCGTCGTCGTCGAGGCGCTGCCGCAGCTCCTCACGGGCGTCGATCAGGACTGCGTGAAGATCGTCGAGCGCCGCATCCAGAAGCGCGGCGGCAAGATCTACAAGAACACGAAGGCGCTCGGGTACGAGAAGCAGAAGGACGGCTCGGTCGCGGTGCGCATCGAGGTCGAGGGCAAGGCCGAGACGGTCGTCACCGACATGGTCCTCGTCGCCGTCGGCATGCGCCCGAACTCCAAGGGCCTCGGCCTCGAGAGCGTCGGCGTGAACGTCGACAAGCGCGGCTTCGTCCCCACCGACAAGTTCGGCAAGACGAACGTGCCTTCGATCTACGCGATCGGCGACGTCTCGGGCCCGCCCCTGCTCGCGCACAAGGCGTCGAAGGAGGGCGAGGTCATCGCCGAGGTCATCGCGGGCCACAAGGCCGCGAAGGACTGGGTGACGATCCCGGGCGCGATCTTCACCGACCCCGAGATCGCCACGGCGGGTCTCACGGCCGAGGAGGCGCAGGCCAAGGGCATCGAGGTCGCGGTCGGCAAGTTCCCGTTCGCCGCGCTCGGCAAGGCGATGGCGATGCTGGAGACCGACGGCTTCGTCAAGGTCATCACCAACAAGAGCACCAAGCAGGTGCTCGGCGTCCACATCGTCGGGCCCGAGGCGAGCACGATGATCAGCGAGGGCGCTCTCGCCATCGAGATGGCGGGTTTCGCCGAGGACGTTGCGCTCACGATCCACCCGCACCCGACGCTCGGCGAGGCTTTCATGGAAGCCGCGGCGCACGCGATGGGCGCGGCGGTGCACATCGTCAATCGATAG
- a CDS encoding sensor histidine kinase, whose protein sequence is MPRENVAQNLSPPAELEQSAAAFLRSILESCPDFIVLLSPDGRILFINHPVEGMDLERTIEASVFEFIAPESHDRARSCFQRVLATGQPASFESVGLGPYGRWTNYETRVGPVRHGGKIVGLTLITQDVSQRKDLERTLRNSRDKLELAIASTGIGLWSWDLETDEITWDETMRCLFEREQAPSSYAEYLALIHPDDRAHVHEIVQRAIQTGNYESCEHRVILPDGSTVWLCARGRPVHDDNGRVVRLIGGTRNISEQKCAEEALRQSEERYRSLVSALEEGVIMQAADGTFVACNASAERILGRSGSQIKGCMANDPRWGAIHEDGSPFPPDETPATRAMRTGVPQRNVIMGVSRPDGSRVWISVNAHPLVRSGDRHPHAAVVSFVDITEQRQAAAERERLLAEEREARRIRDEFITIASHELRTPLTPVLLNLQRLLAIYRREAAPSAETVLPKLHTVNRQIERLHRLIEEMLDISRITRGKMRIEREKVDLVPLIDEVVERFSEHLARSGCALRVLEPGRAVARCDRARTEQVVSSLLSNAIKYGPGKPIEITIEVVPASVRIRVKDHGIGIAPDDHERIFQRFERAASDRNYGGLGLGLWITRQVVEAMDGKIGVESRLGDGAAFVVELPGASG, encoded by the coding sequence GTGCCGCGGGAGAACGTCGCGCAGAATCTTTCCCCGCCCGCCGAGCTGGAGCAGTCAGCGGCGGCGTTCCTCCGCTCGATTCTCGAGAGCTGCCCGGATTTCATCGTCCTCCTGTCGCCGGACGGACGCATCCTCTTCATCAACCACCCCGTCGAAGGCATGGACCTCGAGCGCACGATCGAGGCGAGCGTCTTCGAGTTCATCGCCCCGGAATCGCACGACAGGGCGCGGTCTTGCTTTCAGCGCGTCCTCGCGACCGGGCAGCCTGCCTCGTTCGAATCGGTCGGCCTCGGCCCGTACGGCCGGTGGACGAATTACGAGACGCGGGTCGGGCCCGTCCGGCACGGGGGCAAGATCGTCGGGCTGACATTGATAACCCAGGACGTCAGCCAGCGGAAGGACCTCGAGCGCACGCTGCGCAACAGCCGGGACAAGCTCGAGCTCGCCATTGCGTCGACGGGGATCGGGCTGTGGAGCTGGGATCTGGAAACGGACGAGATCACCTGGGACGAGACCATGCGGTGCCTGTTCGAGCGCGAGCAGGCGCCCTCGAGCTACGCCGAGTACCTCGCGCTCATCCATCCCGATGACCGGGCGCACGTCCACGAGATCGTGCAGAGGGCCATCCAGACGGGCAACTACGAGAGTTGCGAGCACCGGGTCATCCTCCCGGACGGCTCGACGGTCTGGCTCTGCGCACGAGGCCGACCGGTCCACGACGATAATGGCCGGGTGGTCAGGCTGATCGGCGGCACGCGCAACATCTCGGAGCAAAAATGCGCCGAGGAAGCGCTCAGGCAGAGCGAGGAGCGCTATCGCTCGCTCGTCTCCGCGCTGGAGGAGGGCGTGATCATGCAGGCCGCCGACGGGACGTTCGTGGCGTGCAACGCGAGCGCCGAGCGCATCCTCGGGCGATCGGGGTCGCAGATCAAGGGGTGCATGGCGAACGACCCTCGCTGGGGCGCGATTCACGAGGACGGCTCACCGTTCCCGCCCGACGAGACCCCGGCGACGCGCGCGATGCGCACGGGCGTGCCGCAGAGGAACGTGATCATGGGCGTGTCGAGGCCCGATGGCAGCCGTGTCTGGATATCGGTCAATGCCCATCCGCTCGTCCGGTCGGGCGATCGGCATCCGCACGCGGCCGTGGTCTCGTTCGTCGACATCACCGAGCAGCGCCAGGCCGCGGCGGAGCGAGAGCGCCTGCTCGCCGAGGAGCGCGAGGCGCGCAGGATACGCGACGAGTTCATCACGATCGCCTCCCACGAGCTGCGCACGCCGCTCACCCCCGTGCTGCTCAACTTGCAGCGGCTCCTCGCCATCTACCGGCGCGAGGCTGCGCCGTCGGCGGAGACCGTGCTGCCCAAGCTGCACACGGTGAACCGGCAAATCGAGCGGCTGCATCGATTGATCGAGGAGATGCTCGACATCTCGCGCATCACCCGGGGCAAGATGCGAATCGAGCGCGAGAAGGTCGATCTCGTGCCGCTCATCGACGAGGTGGTCGAGCGCTTCTCGGAGCACCTCGCGCGCAGCGGGTGCGCCCTGCGCGTCCTCGAGCCAGGCCGGGCCGTGGCGCGATGCGACCGCGCGCGGACCGAGCAGGTGGTGAGCAGCCTGTTATCGAATGCGATCAAATACGGGCCGGGCAAACCCATCGAGATCACGATCGAGGTCGTCCCGGCGAGCGTGCGAATCCGCGTGAAGGATCACGGCATCGGGATCGCGCCGGACGATCATGAGCGCATCTTCCAGCGCTTCGAGCGCGCGGCCTCGGACCGGAATTACGGCGGGCTCGGGCTCGGGTTATGGATCACGCGCCAGGTGGTCGAGGCCATGGACGGGAAGATCGGGGTCGAGAGCCGGCTCGGGGATGGTGCGGCGTTCGTGGTCGAATTGCCCGGGGCCTCGGGCTAA
- a CDS encoding HEAT repeat domain-containing protein gives MFRAPSLPRTLEAALRDVRSPRAQVRAEAARELVPHAEEARERVVRALEAALRDEAAQVRSVAAIGLADVEARESLPSLLLAMEDEDAHVRQMAITALGEIGDPRATERLKRALSDERPEVRFQAVMAFPRVCQDRASVIEALLGRTRDDDSLVCHIALRMAEELGGEDGAAVDTALVERARALLDHASPTVRVAAAIVLGRSGERAGERVLVEVARGNLKTEDAEDEAAAIELCGALRLEAARAGLERRAFGGPFGLRRNAFAWHARVALARMGHERATNEIMRELGSWDRAKRTLAVAAVGRARIHAARDLVAAMRGDAARAEQNAVDEALEELAAAEGGAR, from the coding sequence ATGTTCCGCGCTCCGTCCCTCCCACGCACGCTCGAGGCCGCCCTGCGCGACGTCCGTTCGCCCAGAGCCCAGGTGCGCGCAGAGGCCGCGCGCGAGCTGGTTCCTCACGCTGAAGAAGCGCGCGAGCGCGTCGTGCGCGCCCTCGAGGCCGCCCTGCGCGACGAGGCCGCCCAGGTTCGCTCGGTCGCCGCCATCGGCCTCGCCGACGTCGAGGCCCGCGAGTCGCTCCCCTCGTTGCTGCTCGCCATGGAGGACGAGGACGCCCACGTCCGCCAGATGGCCATCACCGCGCTCGGCGAGATCGGCGATCCGCGCGCCACCGAGCGCCTCAAGCGCGCGCTCTCGGACGAGCGACCCGAGGTGCGTTTTCAGGCCGTGATGGCCTTCCCGCGCGTCTGTCAGGACCGCGCCTCCGTCATCGAGGCGCTGCTCGGTCGCACCCGCGACGACGACTCGCTCGTCTGTCACATCGCGCTGCGCATGGCCGAAGAGCTCGGCGGCGAAGATGGCGCGGCGGTCGACACGGCCCTCGTCGAGCGGGCGCGCGCGCTGCTCGATCACGCCTCGCCCACGGTGCGCGTCGCGGCGGCGATCGTGCTCGGCCGTTCCGGCGAGCGCGCGGGAGAGCGCGTTCTCGTCGAGGTCGCGCGCGGCAACTTGAAGACCGAGGACGCCGAGGACGAGGCCGCCGCGATCGAGCTTTGCGGCGCCCTTCGCCTCGAGGCGGCCCGCGCGGGGCTCGAGCGCCGGGCCTTCGGTGGGCCGTTCGGCCTGCGTCGCAACGCGTTCGCCTGGCACGCCCGCGTCGCCCTCGCGCGCATGGGGCACGAGCGAGCGACGAACGAGATCATGCGCGAGCTCGGCTCCTGGGATCGCGCAAAGCGCACGCTCGCCGTGGCTGCGGTGGGACGTGCGCGCATCCACGCCGCCCGCGATCTGGTCGCCGCCATGCGCGGAGACGCCGCGCGCGCCGAGCAGAACGCGGTCGACGAGGCCCTCGAGGAGCTCGCCGCCGCAGAGGGAGGCGCCCGATGA
- a CDS encoding YfhL family 4Fe-4S dicluster ferredoxin: MATYITEDCINCGACEPECPNEAISEGDEIYVIDPELCTECVGFYDHEACQAVCPVECCLPDPKRTESEEALIARANKLHPDDTELQGKIKANNYPSRFRK; this comes from the coding sequence ATGGCCACTTATATCACCGAAGATTGCATCAACTGCGGCGCTTGCGAGCCGGAATGCCCGAACGAGGCGATCAGCGAGGGTGACGAGATCTACGTGATCGATCCCGAGCTCTGCACCGAGTGCGTCGGGTTCTACGATCACGAGGCTTGCCAGGCCGTTTGCCCGGTGGAGTGCTGCCTTCCGGACCCCAAGCGGACGGAGAGCGAGGAGGCGCTGATCGCGCGCGCCAACAAGCTGCACCCGGACGACACCGAGCTGCAGGGCAAGATCAAGGCAAACAACTACCCCTCGCGCTTCCGCAAGTAG
- a CDS encoding serine/threonine-protein kinase: protein MTPEEHDRSRTHAEASRRLEEACDFAGAAREALLAGDPRRAARLGALAGDEAVTAEAIGRIAENLTRDAALAAAGDLAARGFPKHAGALFDRIGSHVEAANAFVAAGEAIRAAESFERAGKPADAARALEAALRRRPDDGALELALGSLLARHGRTEGAIKALQRIDLAAPERKEALPLLARCFDEVGLSEAAREVRQEMARLGIAASAPSTEAAPAPKAAGGGALLYGRYETVREVAASAHARLLEAIDRITGERVAVKIFAGLVEGAGRDALVRFEREAKALERLRHPNVVPLRQYVPEGPAMVLAWMPGGSLADRMREGAMAPARAVEVSCAILSALGEAHRLGILHRDVKPANVLFDDAGTAMLSDFGAAHLGDLSSTATAGAIGTYAYMSPEQRLGRPAVIGSDLYAVGAVLAELLTGEPAEPCRGGKISPPPSARNEELNAAHDALLAALLDEEPAARPPDAFETRRMLQTIRWSEAVPRQGRPVVATSERPPAPGADERLGPPRRLGDGRDMASLRYDAWLDREILAIALDDASLDRARAFARAGHPALPAVLRVDANAGLLWIAPPLGKALADAPRPLAREAIERIGRAIEALHAAGGAHGHIDAQHLYWHDGELGLAWPRKPASPDAAARDLAALAALAAGSLPAR from the coding sequence ATGACCCCGGAGGAGCACGACAGGTCGAGGACGCACGCGGAGGCGTCGCGCAGGCTCGAAGAGGCGTGCGATTTCGCGGGGGCGGCGCGCGAGGCGCTGCTCGCCGGAGATCCGCGGCGCGCGGCGAGGCTCGGCGCCTTGGCGGGCGACGAGGCGGTGACAGCCGAGGCGATCGGGCGGATCGCGGAAAACCTCACCCGTGACGCGGCGCTGGCGGCGGCCGGGGATCTGGCGGCGCGGGGCTTTCCAAAGCACGCAGGCGCGCTCTTCGATCGGATCGGGTCGCACGTGGAGGCGGCGAACGCGTTCGTCGCGGCCGGTGAGGCGATCCGGGCGGCCGAGAGCTTCGAGCGCGCGGGCAAGCCCGCAGACGCGGCGCGGGCGCTCGAGGCGGCGCTGCGGCGCAGGCCCGACGATGGAGCGCTCGAGCTTGCGCTGGGCTCGCTGCTCGCGCGGCACGGGCGGACGGAGGGCGCGATCAAGGCGCTTCAGCGGATCGACCTCGCCGCGCCCGAGCGCAAGGAGGCGCTGCCGCTGCTCGCGCGGTGCTTCGACGAGGTGGGCCTGTCGGAGGCGGCGCGCGAGGTTCGGCAGGAGATGGCGCGGCTCGGAATCGCGGCGAGCGCGCCCTCGACGGAGGCGGCTCCTGCGCCGAAGGCCGCTGGCGGCGGAGCGCTCCTCTACGGCCGCTACGAGACCGTGCGCGAGGTGGCGGCGTCGGCGCACGCGCGGCTGCTCGAGGCGATCGATCGGATCACCGGCGAGAGGGTGGCGGTGAAGATCTTCGCGGGGCTCGTCGAGGGGGCGGGGCGCGACGCGCTGGTGAGGTTCGAGCGCGAGGCGAAGGCGCTCGAGCGGCTGCGTCATCCGAACGTGGTGCCGCTGCGCCAGTACGTGCCCGAGGGGCCGGCGATGGTGCTCGCCTGGATGCCCGGCGGATCGCTCGCGGACCGGATGCGCGAGGGGGCGATGGCGCCCGCGCGCGCGGTCGAGGTGAGCTGCGCGATCCTGTCGGCGCTCGGCGAGGCGCACCGGCTCGGGATCCTGCACCGCGACGTCAAACCTGCGAACGTGCTCTTCGACGACGCGGGGACCGCGATGCTGTCGGACTTCGGCGCGGCGCACCTCGGCGACCTGTCGAGCACCGCGACGGCGGGCGCGATCGGGACCTACGCGTACATGTCGCCCGAGCAGCGCCTCGGCCGGCCCGCGGTGATCGGGAGCGATCTGTACGCGGTGGGCGCGGTGCTCGCGGAGCTGCTCACCGGCGAGCCCGCCGAGCCCTGCCGCGGAGGAAAGATCTCGCCCCCGCCGAGCGCGCGGAACGAAGAGCTGAACGCCGCGCACGACGCGCTCTTGGCCGCGCTGCTCGACGAGGAGCCGGCGGCAAGGCCTCCCGACGCGTTCGAGACGCGGCGCATGCTCCAGACGATCCGCTGGTCCGAGGCGGTGCCGCGGCAAGGACGTCCGGTCGTCGCGACGAGCGAGCGCCCGCCGGCACCTGGCGCCGACGAACGTTTGGGCCCGCCGCGGCGGCTCGGCGATGGGCGGGACATGGCGAGCCTGCGCTACGACGCGTGGCTCGATCGGGAGATCCTCGCGATCGCGCTGGACGACGCCTCGCTCGATCGCGCGCGCGCCTTCGCGCGGGCAGGGCATCCGGCGTTGCCCGCGGTCCTGCGCGTGGATGCGAACGCGGGGCTGCTCTGGATCGCGCCGCCCCTCGGCAAGGCCCTGGCCGACGCTCCACGTCCGCTCGCGCGGGAGGCGATCGAGCGGATCGGGCGCGCGATCGAGGCGCTTCATGCGGCGGGAGGGGCGCACGGGCACATCGATGCGCAGCACCTCTACTGGCACGACGGCGAGCTCGGCCTCGCCTGGCCTCGAAAGCCCGCCTCGCCGGACGCGGCTGCGCGTGACCTCGCGGCGCTCGCGGCGCTCGCGGCGGGCAGCCTGCCAGCGCGCTGA
- a CDS encoding cation:proton antiporter has protein sequence MEQIPILKDLAIIAVVGVLVVLVLARMKLPIVAGLLLAGALIGPSGLGLVRDTHRMEVLAEVGVVLLLFSIGLEFSLERLRLIAKQVTIGGSLQVGLTIAAAVGIARLFGVTVERGVLYGFLFALSSTAIVLRALSERGEVDAPHGRFIVGALIFQDLCVVPMVLIIPILAGQGSGEPVKDIALALGKAAALVLVTVIVARGLVPRVFAWVDRSRSRELFLLAVLGICIATAYLTSLAGLSLALGAFLAGIVLAGSEYAHRAMSDILPLRNAFTSLFFVSLGMLLDVRVILKQPIAVALYLLSFFFGKGAVATVSALSMRFPARVAYLAGVGLAQFGEFGFVLATSAERVGLLGHSDSRTLLAAGVLSMMITPVAMALGPRVRAGEKILKPLERLLGARGMDEPAPEHSELERHVIIVGFGVAGRMLARALADVGVPYLVLELNADTVRKAREAGEPAYYGDITSPEALEHARVDKAEALVLLINDPEATRRAVVAAKMHAPRTPVLVRAHYLGSGKQLEQLGADDLVYEELEAGFEMLARVLRRRKVPRNLIVECVNTARSMTQESSRAPNLPRPRLGAMRELAELKVEAFLVREGSFAHGKSVLGMDLRKKTGAILVALRRDGALHDHIEPDAPFQDGDTLYLVGSIGAVEEAVRLLEEGDRTSTAS, from the coding sequence ATGGAGCAGATTCCGATCCTCAAAGACCTCGCGATCATCGCCGTCGTCGGGGTGCTGGTCGTCCTCGTGCTCGCCCGCATGAAGCTGCCGATCGTGGCAGGTCTGCTTCTGGCGGGCGCGCTCATCGGTCCTTCGGGGCTCGGGCTCGTGCGCGACACGCACCGCATGGAGGTGCTCGCCGAGGTCGGGGTCGTGCTGCTGCTGTTCAGCATCGGCCTCGAGTTCTCGCTCGAGCGGCTGCGGCTGATCGCCAAGCAGGTCACGATCGGCGGCTCGCTTCAGGTGGGCCTGACGATCGCCGCGGCGGTCGGGATCGCGCGCTTGTTCGGCGTGACGGTCGAGCGGGGCGTGCTCTACGGCTTTCTCTTCGCGCTCTCGAGCACGGCCATCGTCTTGCGCGCCCTCTCCGAGCGCGGCGAGGTCGACGCGCCGCACGGCCGCTTCATCGTCGGCGCGCTGATCTTCCAGGACCTGTGCGTGGTCCCCATGGTGCTCATCATCCCGATCCTCGCGGGGCAGGGATCGGGCGAGCCGGTGAAGGACATCGCGCTCGCGCTCGGCAAGGCAGCCGCTCTCGTGCTCGTCACGGTGATCGTGGCGCGCGGGCTCGTGCCGCGGGTGTTCGCCTGGGTCGACCGCTCGCGCAGCCGCGAGCTGTTTCTGCTCGCGGTGCTCGGCATCTGCATCGCGACCGCGTATCTGACGTCGCTGGCCGGTTTGTCGCTCGCGCTCGGCGCCTTCCTCGCGGGCATCGTGCTTGCGGGCAGCGAGTACGCGCACCGCGCGATGAGCGACATCCTGCCCCTGCGCAACGCGTTCACGAGCCTGTTCTTCGTCTCGCTCGGGATGCTGCTCGACGTGCGCGTCATCCTGAAGCAGCCGATCGCGGTCGCGCTCTACCTCCTGTCCTTCTTCTTCGGCAAGGGGGCCGTGGCGACGGTCTCGGCGCTGTCGATGCGCTTTCCGGCGCGCGTCGCGTACCTCGCGGGCGTGGGGCTCGCGCAGTTCGGCGAGTTCGGGTTCGTTCTGGCGACCTCGGCCGAGCGCGTGGGCCTGCTCGGGCACAGCGACAGCCGCACGCTGCTCGCGGCGGGCGTGCTCAGCATGATGATCACGCCCGTCGCGATGGCCCTCGGCCCGCGGGTGCGCGCGGGCGAGAAGATCCTGAAGCCGCTCGAGCGCCTCCTCGGCGCGCGCGGCATGGACGAGCCGGCTCCCGAGCACTCGGAGCTCGAGCGGCACGTGATCATCGTCGGCTTCGGCGTGGCGGGCAGGATGCTCGCGCGGGCGCTCGCGGACGTGGGGGTGCCGTACCTCGTGCTCGAGCTGAACGCGGACACGGTGCGCAAGGCGCGCGAGGCGGGCGAGCCTGCGTATTACGGCGACATCACGAGCCCCGAGGCGCTCGAGCACGCGCGCGTGGACAAGGCCGAAGCGCTCGTGCTCCTGATCAACGATCCCGAGGCCACGCGTCGCGCCGTGGTGGCTGCCAAGATGCACGCCCCGCGCACGCCCGTGCTCGTGCGCGCGCACTATCTCGGGTCGGGCAAGCAGCTCGAGCAGCTCGGCGCCGATGACCTGGTTTACGAGGAGCTCGAGGCCGGCTTCGAGATGCTCGCGCGCGTCCTTCGCCGCCGAAAGGTGCCGCGCAACCTGATCGTCGAGTGCGTGAACACGGCCCGCAGCATGACGCAGGAGAGCTCGCGCGCGCCGAACCTGCCGCGACCGAGGCTCGGCGCGATGCGCGAGCTGGCCGAGCTCAAGGTCGAGGCCTTCCTCGTGCGCGAGGGCTCCTTCGCGCACGGAAAGAGCGTGCTCGGGATGGACCTGCGCAAGAAGACGGGCGCCATCCTCGTCGCGCTGCGCCGCGACGGCGCCCTGCACGATCACATCGAGCCCGACGCGCCTTTCCAGGACGGCGACACGCTCTACCTCGTGGGGTCGATCGGCGCCGTCGAGGAAGCCGTGCGCCTCCTCGAGGAAGGCGACCGCACGAGCACCGCCAGCTAG
- a CDS encoding DUF4149 domain-containing protein has protein sequence MNDVFTEDDLAPGPEEKRARIRGIVERVATSVAVLAVGLYVGGLVALGACAAPMVFRMTPAPMSGTAMGAAFARFDQIALGAAVVALGCEVARTWAAGRRGLNIAARIRRLFAIGMAASSAYVGLALTPRINELHRAGIERDNSPQGAVLEATHRRAELFGKVGIAFGIGLVALHVFTLRTARPEDDDDFEDDDAPAPLPPGPRDA, from the coding sequence ATGAACGATGTCTTCACCGAGGACGACCTCGCCCCTGGCCCGGAAGAGAAGCGCGCCCGCATCCGCGGCATCGTCGAGCGCGTCGCCACCAGCGTCGCCGTCCTCGCCGTCGGCCTTTACGTGGGCGGCCTCGTCGCCCTCGGCGCCTGCGCCGCGCCCATGGTCTTTCGCATGACCCCGGCGCCCATGTCCGGCACTGCCATGGGCGCGGCCTTCGCGCGCTTCGATCAGATCGCGCTCGGCGCCGCCGTCGTCGCGCTCGGGTGCGAGGTGGCGCGCACGTGGGCCGCGGGGCGTCGAGGCCTCAACATCGCTGCGCGTATCCGCCGCCTCTTTGCGATCGGCATGGCTGCATCGAGCGCCTACGTCGGGCTCGCGCTGACGCCTCGGATCAACGAGCTGCACCGCGCGGGCATCGAGCGCGACAATAGCCCGCAGGGCGCGGTGCTCGAGGCGACGCATCGCCGCGCCGAGCTGTTCGGCAAGGTCGGCATCGCATTCGGCATCGGCCTCGTCGCGCTGCACGTCTTCACGCTCCGCACCGCGCGCCCCGAGGACGACGACGACTTCGAGGACGACGACGCGCCGGCCCCTCTGCCGCCCGGTCCGCGCGACGCCTGA
- a CDS encoding thiamine pyrophosphate-dependent dehydrogenase E1 component subunit alpha, whose product MHEPHAKERAPSEQAQPKAEANGAGTSAAPDLGLLRVLGDDGSADPATDPGMAADMLLRAYREMKRVRLIDTRMMLLQRQGRIHFAGECRGQEATPIATALALEPSDWVFPALRESSIMLARGFPLPKYLAQYFGNAGDVLKGRQMPSHMSGRQVNQVAWSSCMATQLPHAVGAAWAAKVRRERAITVGFVGDGGTSEPDFHNALNFAAVFRVPCVIVCQNNHWAISVPASKQTASATFAVKGRGYGVPSMRVDGNDLLAVYRVMSEAIARARSGGGPTFIEALTYRMGAHSSSDDPTRYRAQAEVDLWAQRDPIQRLRRHLFHRGLLDEAKDEALDEALTAEISAAIQEVESLGPPARETLFEDVYAELPWHLAEQRAEVLSSPPFAGTPGSGH is encoded by the coding sequence ATGCACGAGCCTCACGCAAAGGAGCGCGCACCGAGCGAGCAGGCACAGCCCAAGGCCGAGGCCAACGGCGCCGGCACCTCCGCGGCCCCTGATCTCGGCCTTCTGCGCGTGCTCGGGGACGACGGCTCCGCGGATCCCGCGACCGATCCGGGCATGGCGGCGGACATGCTCCTCCGCGCTTACCGCGAGATGAAGCGCGTTCGCCTCATCGACACGCGCATGATGCTCCTGCAGCGCCAGGGTCGCATCCACTTCGCGGGCGAGTGTCGCGGGCAGGAGGCGACGCCCATCGCGACCGCGCTCGCGCTCGAGCCCTCGGACTGGGTCTTCCCCGCGCTGCGCGAGAGCTCGATCATGCTCGCGCGCGGCTTCCCGCTCCCCAAGTATCTCGCGCAGTACTTCGGCAACGCGGGCGACGTGCTCAAGGGCCGGCAGATGCCCTCGCACATGAGCGGGCGGCAGGTGAATCAGGTCGCCTGGTCGAGCTGCATGGCCACGCAGCTCCCGCACGCCGTCGGCGCCGCCTGGGCGGCCAAGGTGCGGCGCGAGCGCGCGATCACCGTCGGCTTCGTGGGCGACGGCGGCACGAGCGAGCCCGACTTCCACAACGCGCTGAACTTCGCGGCCGTCTTCCGCGTCCCGTGCGTGATCGTCTGCCAGAACAACCACTGGGCGATCAGCGTGCCCGCGTCGAAGCAGACCGCCTCGGCCACGTTCGCGGTGAAGGGCCGGGGCTACGGCGTGCCCTCGATGCGCGTCGACGGCAACGATCTGCTCGCGGTCTACCGCGTGATGAGCGAGGCCATCGCGCGCGCGCGCTCGGGCGGCGGACCGACCTTCATCGAGGCCCTCACCTACCGCATGGGCGCGCACTCCTCGAGCGACGATCCCACCCGCTACCGCGCGCAGGCCGAGGTCGATCTGTGGGCCCAGCGCGATCCCATCCAGCGGCTGCGCCGGCACCTCTTCCACCGCGGCCTCCTCGACGAGGCCAAGGACGAGGCCCTCGACGAGGCCCTCACCGCCGAGATCAGCGCGGCCATCCAGGAGGTCGAGTCGCTCGGCCCGCCCGCGCGCGAGACGCTCTTCGAGGACGTGTACGCCGAGCTTCCCTGGCACCTCGCCGAGCAGCGCGCCGAGGTGCTGTCGAGCCCCCCGTTCGCGGGCACCCCGGGCTCGGGGCACTGA